One segment of Agromyces albus DNA contains the following:
- a CDS encoding NUDIX domain-containing protein, with translation MSENVEAENQGPRAVAVVRRDHEVLVIKRHFNGTDYAVLPGGSVESGETFEEAALRELWEESTLRARVERQLLAGEHNGREARYFLMADVVGTPRLSGPELEAHGPDNSFELMWAGPDDLRELGLHPAHLQTDLPLLLAL, from the coding sequence ATGAGCGAGAACGTTGAGGCTGAAAACCAGGGACCACGGGCGGTAGCCGTCGTGCGTCGAGATCATGAGGTGCTGGTCATCAAGCGGCACTTCAACGGCACCGACTACGCAGTCCTGCCCGGGGGCAGTGTCGAATCAGGCGAGACCTTCGAAGAGGCGGCCTTGAGAGAACTGTGGGAAGAGAGCACCCTGCGTGCCCGGGTTGAACGGCAACTCCTGGCGGGGGAGCACAACGGGCGCGAAGCGCGCTACTTCCTCATGGCAGACGTCGTGGGAACACCCCGGCTCTCGGGTCCGGAGTTGGAGGCACACGGCCCGGACAACAGTTTCGAACTGATGTGGGCAGGACCCGATGATCTCCGTGAACTTGGCCTTCACCCCGCACACCTACAGACGGACCTACCCCTGCTCCTCGCCCTGTAG
- a CDS encoding toll/interleukin-1 receptor domain-containing protein yields the protein MKPGERIPLIKASIDALLPRMDDDATLVLDQFGLSGDGSWSRDDASRKRYLTWSIAEATDSTLQSLHDYLVGGEQAPVSISSDDNPWGNQPIRVFLSHKWEDAEWVGKVQSSLSKFGISAFVAHKDITPSRQWREVIKSGLSSCHILVAVLHEDFHKSQWCDQEVGWALGRGVPVATLRRKLEFERGVDGFLEEVQDIQLDPTRGTGEWRAAEEIFRAVVRSVKPPELVRRALAEALVTSPSFDNTRKLWPAIFRHDQWEQESLDRIKFAVETNRQVYEADMSGVLLPKLVNELVQKFEPKPSGWADDETPF from the coding sequence ATGAAGCCCGGTGAGCGCATCCCTTTGATCAAGGCCTCTATTGACGCGCTCCTTCCGCGTATGGACGACGACGCGACATTGGTGCTCGACCAGTTCGGGCTTAGCGGTGACGGAAGTTGGAGCCGCGATGATGCCAGCCGCAAGAGATATCTGACGTGGTCCATCGCCGAGGCCACGGATAGCACGCTTCAGTCTCTTCACGACTATCTGGTCGGCGGCGAGCAAGCCCCGGTGTCAATATCGTCTGACGACAACCCGTGGGGGAATCAGCCGATCCGAGTATTCCTCTCTCACAAGTGGGAAGACGCGGAGTGGGTTGGCAAGGTGCAGTCATCACTGAGCAAATTCGGCATCAGCGCCTTCGTCGCCCACAAGGACATCACGCCCTCCCGACAATGGCGTGAAGTGATCAAGTCTGGCCTGAGCAGCTGTCACATACTGGTCGCCGTTCTTCATGAGGACTTCCACAAGAGCCAATGGTGTGATCAAGAGGTCGGATGGGCACTTGGGCGAGGAGTGCCAGTTGCGACCCTGCGGCGCAAGCTGGAGTTCGAGCGAGGCGTCGACGGCTTCCTCGAAGAGGTTCAGGACATACAGCTCGATCCGACGCGTGGTACTGGCGAGTGGCGAGCGGCGGAGGAGATCTTCCGCGCGGTCGTGCGATCCGTTAAACCACCGGAACTAGTCCGGCGAGCGCTGGCCGAGGCCCTTGTCACTTCTCCAAGCTTCGACAACACTAGGAAGCTTTGGCCAGCGATCTTCCGCCACGATCAGTGGGAACAGGAAAGCCTCGATCGAATCAAGTTCGCCGTTGAAACTAATCGGCAGGTGTACGAGGCGGACATGTCTGGAGTGCTGCTCCCGAAGCTCGTTAACGAGCTCGTTCAGAAGTTCGAACCGAAGCCGAGTGGTTGGGCTGATGACGAAACACCATTCTAG
- a CDS encoding conjugal transfer protein TrbL — MSVCDIPVIAEVCGAVGEGTASLVAAPFDWLAHAMGAAAAWLFEAVWTAFDTTTLVDLSDPGYIAVYNVLFGVAVFVALIFFCMQLITGLVHRDPGALSRAALGLAKSVLGSFVLVTITGLLLEITDQLAIGVVQASGNTMEGMGDRIALLAVGLTTINIGAPGVGAIVTIFLSALAISAAAIVWFSLLIRKALLLVAIVFGPVALAGATWDAAKGWFTKWVAFVIALILSKLVLVVIFLVAVAQVSAPIDADLASISDPIAGIVLMFIAAFAPYLTYKFLNFVGLDMHHAMSSEQEAKSALNRPVPVPNGPMTDAAKQILGPSESGGGGGRATRGGHAAATSGGPSTGGGAGPAGASSTGAASSAAARTGASGAGAGAGAGAAAGVAGAGVAVGAAVAGAAAQAGPRVGTAVGNISDSHVDSAGDIGASSPSAVPPVLGPSRHSTPAPMPDAASPAAARARKDV, encoded by the coding sequence ATGAGCGTCTGCGACATCCCCGTCATCGCAGAGGTCTGCGGCGCAGTGGGCGAGGGCACCGCATCCCTCGTCGCAGCGCCGTTTGATTGGCTCGCGCACGCGATGGGCGCCGCCGCAGCCTGGTTGTTCGAAGCGGTCTGGACCGCCTTCGACACGACCACGCTCGTCGACCTCAGCGACCCCGGCTACATCGCGGTCTACAACGTGCTGTTCGGCGTGGCGGTCTTCGTCGCGCTGATCTTCTTCTGCATGCAACTGATCACCGGACTCGTGCACCGCGACCCTGGCGCCTTATCCCGCGCCGCGCTCGGGCTCGCGAAGTCAGTGCTAGGGTCGTTCGTCCTCGTCACGATCACCGGCCTGCTGCTCGAGATCACCGACCAACTCGCAATAGGCGTCGTTCAAGCCTCTGGCAACACGATGGAAGGGATGGGCGACCGGATCGCGCTCCTCGCCGTCGGCCTCACGACGATCAACATCGGCGCACCAGGTGTGGGCGCGATCGTGACGATCTTCCTCTCAGCACTCGCAATCAGCGCGGCCGCGATCGTCTGGTTCTCGCTCCTGATCCGCAAGGCCCTGCTGCTGGTGGCGATTGTGTTCGGGCCGGTCGCGCTCGCCGGTGCGACGTGGGATGCCGCGAAGGGGTGGTTCACGAAATGGGTCGCATTCGTGATCGCGCTCATCCTGTCCAAGCTCGTCCTCGTCGTGATCTTCCTCGTCGCGGTCGCCCAGGTATCTGCGCCGATCGACGCTGACCTCGCATCGATCAGCGACCCGATCGCCGGGATCGTGCTGATGTTCATCGCCGCGTTCGCCCCGTATCTCACGTACAAGTTCCTCAACTTCGTCGGCCTCGATATGCACCACGCCATGTCCAGCGAGCAGGAGGCCAAGTCGGCACTGAACCGACCGGTCCCGGTTCCCAACGGCCCGATGACGGATGCTGCGAAGCAGATCCTCGGGCCCAGCGAGAGCGGTGGCGGGGGCGGCCGGGCCACGCGCGGCGGGCACGCCGCGGCGACATCCGGCGGGCCATCCACGGGAGGCGGCGCCGGGCCAGCCGGCGCTTCGAGCACCGGCGCGGCGAGTAGCGCGGCAGCACGCACGGGGGCGTCCGGGGCCGGGGCTGGGGCAGGCGCGGGTGCTGCAGCCGGAGTCGCTGGGGCAGGCGTTGCTGTCGGTGCGGCAGTTGCAGGCGCGGCGGCGCAGGCCGGACCACGGGTCGGCACAGCGGTCGGGAACATCAGCGACTCACACGTCGATTCCGCCGGCGACATTGGGGCATCCTCTCCCTCAGCCGTGCCCCCGGTTCTCGGACCCTCAAGGCACTCGACGCCAGCGCCAATGCCGGATGCTGCATCGCCGGCCGCCGCCCGCGCACGAAAGGACGTCTGA
- a CDS encoding ATP-binding protein: protein MSDADAQERLHTAALVEPHHERRSDRRARKRSAAQIEAAARKAKSREQRTRWLAERAEERSAAYLPAGGEAGPGQLRMPGRLKLPKHQDTSATLAGHYPFLAEAGLGSAGVFVGQDLYSGGSFVYDPWVLYQHGMITAPNIVLAGIVGSGKSSLAKSLYTRSLPFGRRVYVPGDPKGEHTPVAEAVGGKAIILGHGLRNRLNPLDEGHRASSASDAEWAAQLAARRRELIGALAETVLDRTLTPLEHTAIDLALADAVRCAEVPILPMVVDRILAPNSEDDPDRRLAEDGRLVGHALRRLVAGDLAGLFDGPSTVRFDPSLPMVSLDLSRVAENSTLISVLMTCSSAWMESALADPAGGQRWVIYDEAWRLMAYPALLRRMDAQWRLARHFGIANMLVFHKLSDLDNVGDSGSAMRALASSLLANAETRIVYRQEPDQLGSTATALGLSGTEQKLLPALGLGQGLWRVKDRSFVVQHQLHPDELVAFDTTARMTGTP from the coding sequence GTGAGCGACGCTGACGCGCAGGAGCGCCTGCACACCGCGGCGCTGGTCGAACCGCACCACGAGCGCCGCAGCGATCGCCGCGCGCGGAAGCGTTCGGCAGCGCAGATCGAGGCCGCCGCCCGCAAGGCGAAGTCGCGCGAGCAACGCACTCGATGGCTGGCCGAGCGGGCAGAGGAGCGCTCGGCGGCCTATCTTCCCGCGGGTGGCGAGGCCGGTCCCGGCCAGCTTCGGATGCCGGGCAGGCTCAAGCTGCCCAAACACCAGGACACGTCCGCGACGCTCGCTGGGCACTACCCGTTCCTCGCCGAGGCCGGCCTCGGATCGGCCGGGGTGTTCGTCGGGCAGGACCTGTACTCGGGCGGCTCGTTCGTCTACGACCCGTGGGTGCTGTACCAGCACGGTATGATCACTGCGCCGAACATCGTGCTCGCCGGCATTGTCGGGTCCGGCAAGTCGTCGCTCGCGAAGTCCCTCTACACGCGGTCGCTGCCGTTCGGGCGGCGAGTGTACGTGCCCGGGGACCCGAAGGGCGAGCACACCCCGGTCGCCGAAGCCGTGGGCGGGAAGGCGATCATCCTCGGCCATGGGCTCCGGAACCGACTGAACCCGCTCGATGAAGGCCACCGCGCCTCATCCGCATCAGATGCAGAATGGGCCGCGCAGCTCGCGGCCCGCCGACGTGAGCTGATCGGCGCCCTTGCCGAAACGGTCCTCGACCGCACCCTGACACCGCTCGAGCACACCGCGATCGATCTCGCCCTCGCTGACGCGGTTCGATGCGCCGAGGTCCCGATCCTGCCGATGGTCGTCGACCGCATCCTGGCGCCGAATTCCGAGGACGACCCCGACCGGCGGCTCGCTGAAGACGGCCGGCTCGTCGGGCACGCACTCAGGCGGCTCGTCGCCGGCGATCTCGCCGGACTCTTCGACGGGCCATCCACCGTGCGATTCGATCCATCGCTGCCGATGGTGTCACTCGACCTGTCCCGCGTCGCAGAGAACTCGACCCTGATCTCGGTGCTGATGACCTGTTCGTCGGCGTGGATGGAGTCCGCGCTGGCAGACCCGGCCGGCGGGCAGCGTTGGGTGATCTACGACGAAGCCTGGCGGCTGATGGCCTACCCGGCACTGCTGCGCCGGATGGACGCGCAGTGGCGGCTCGCCAGGCACTTCGGGATCGCGAACATGCTCGTGTTCCACAAGCTCAGCGACCTCGACAACGTCGGCGACTCGGGGTCCGCGATGCGAGCGCTCGCGTCATCCCTGCTCGCGAACGCTGAAACCCGGATTGTGTACCGGCAGGAGCCCGACCAGCTCGGTTCCACCGCGACCGCGCTCGGGCTGTCCGGCACCGAACAGAAGCTGCTGCCGGCGCTCGGCCTCGGGCAGGGGCTCTGGCGGGTCAAGGACCGCAGCTTCGTTGTGCAGCACCAGTTGCACCCCGACGAGCTCGTTGCATTCGACACGACCGCGCGGATGACCGGCACACCGTAG
- a CDS encoding DUF6112 family protein translates to MDIFPDFGAVGGAAELRSIAGALLAIVLIVAVLMMIISGITWALASANGHFQIATRARLGLWVACGAAALAGAGVAWINFLLEVGSGL, encoded by the coding sequence ATGGACATCTTCCCCGACTTCGGTGCCGTCGGCGGCGCCGCCGAACTCCGGAGCATCGCAGGGGCGTTGCTGGCGATCGTGCTCATCGTCGCTGTGCTCATGATGATCATCAGCGGGATCACGTGGGCGCTGGCGTCCGCGAACGGGCACTTCCAGATCGCGACGCGCGCGCGTCTCGGGTTGTGGGTGGCATGCGGAGCTGCGGCGCTCGCAGGTGCGGGGGTGGCGTGGATCAACTTCCTACTGGAGGTCGGCTCAGGGCTTTGA
- a CDS encoding GNAT family N-acetyltransferase has protein sequence MSDAITIRELREEDAPVIAAAFQALGWSKTVDQYEKYARQAVEGTRQCFVAELNGQFAGYCTLLWASAYPPFRDVGIPEVSDLNVLPTFRNRGIGSRLLDAVEEAAAARSTKVGLGVGLYADYGAAQRIYVRRGYLPDGRGIMYANEPVEPGAYARIDDDATLMFIRSV, from the coding sequence ATGTCCGATGCCATCACGATCCGGGAACTCCGTGAGGAAGATGCGCCTGTGATTGCCGCGGCGTTCCAGGCGCTCGGATGGAGCAAAACCGTCGACCAGTACGAGAAATACGCACGGCAAGCTGTCGAGGGAACGCGTCAGTGCTTCGTGGCTGAGTTGAACGGTCAGTTCGCGGGCTACTGCACGTTGCTCTGGGCATCGGCATATCCACCGTTCCGCGACGTCGGCATCCCCGAGGTCAGTGACCTCAACGTGCTGCCCACCTTTCGCAATCGGGGCATTGGCAGTCGCCTCCTCGATGCCGTCGAAGAGGCAGCCGCCGCGCGCAGCACGAAAGTTGGACTGGGCGTCGGCCTGTATGCCGACTACGGCGCCGCCCAGCGCATCTACGTGCGACGCGGTTACCTGCCCGACGGACGCGGCATCATGTACGCCAATGAGCCTGTCGAGCCGGGTGCGTACGCCCGCATCGACGACGACGCCACGCTCATGTTCATTCGCAGCGTGTAG
- a CDS encoding M23 family metallopeptidase: protein MKKMLGTLALILLLGPSVGLLSVAALMNPTAISCSSGSLLVGDIPDSLTAQTRDGRSIALNRQQLTHAATIMTVGGRTAGVGRDGVIIALMAALTESTLRMLANPSAYPESLGFPNDGVGADHDSLGLFQMRHASGWGTVAELMDPEYQVRAFFGGPSGPNGGSPRGLLDVPGWQLLDPGEAAQAVEVSAYPDRYQNYQPVAEAILTELTRMQSDGGSAATAGGPVVPESSRIVFPLPAGTYTNTDSFGPRIDPYTGVLRFHAGSDLAAPMGTPILAIADGIVTFAGQRGTYGGLIVVEHTVSGERVASYYAHMYDHGIHVTEGDTVAAGQHIGDVGSAGKSTGAHLHVEIHPGGANAPAVDAMDWLAAHGAAGLAGADVSIAACRPERTP, encoded by the coding sequence ATGAAGAAGATGCTCGGCACACTCGCGCTCATCCTGCTCCTCGGCCCGTCCGTCGGCCTATTGAGCGTCGCAGCGCTGATGAACCCGACCGCGATCTCCTGCTCGTCCGGGTCGCTCCTCGTCGGCGACATCCCCGACTCGCTGACCGCCCAGACCCGCGACGGCCGATCGATCGCGCTGAACCGGCAGCAGCTCACCCACGCCGCGACGATCATGACTGTGGGCGGACGTACGGCGGGTGTCGGACGCGACGGCGTGATCATCGCGCTCATGGCCGCGCTCACAGAATCGACCCTGCGGATGCTCGCCAACCCGAGCGCCTACCCCGAATCGCTCGGATTCCCGAACGATGGCGTCGGCGCGGATCACGACTCGCTGGGGCTCTTCCAGATGCGACACGCCTCCGGATGGGGAACCGTCGCCGAACTCATGGACCCGGAATACCAGGTGCGGGCGTTCTTCGGCGGGCCATCCGGGCCGAACGGTGGATCACCGCGCGGCCTGCTCGACGTCCCCGGGTGGCAACTGCTCGACCCCGGCGAGGCCGCGCAGGCCGTCGAGGTCAGCGCCTACCCTGACCGGTACCAGAACTATCAGCCGGTCGCCGAGGCAATCCTCACCGAGCTGACTCGCATGCAGTCCGACGGCGGATCGGCTGCGACCGCCGGCGGTCCCGTCGTTCCCGAGTCCTCACGCATAGTGTTCCCCCTCCCGGCGGGCACCTACACGAACACCGACAGTTTCGGACCGCGGATCGACCCGTACACCGGCGTGCTGCGATTCCACGCGGGCAGCGACCTCGCCGCACCGATGGGAACGCCGATCCTCGCGATCGCCGACGGCATCGTCACGTTCGCCGGCCAGCGCGGCACTTACGGCGGGCTCATCGTCGTCGAGCACACCGTCAGCGGCGAACGCGTGGCGTCGTACTACGCCCACATGTACGACCACGGCATCCACGTCACCGAGGGCGACACCGTCGCTGCCGGCCAGCACATCGGCGACGTCGGCTCCGCCGGCAAGTCGACCGGCGCCCATCTGCACGTCGAGATCCACCCCGGCGGCGCGAACGCACCCGCGGTCGACGCGATGGACTGGCTCGCCGCGCACGGCGCTGCCGGCCTTGCCGGTGCGGATGTCTCGATCGCCGCATGCCGACCCGAAAGGACGCCCTGA
- a CDS encoding DUF4365 domain-containing protein, whose amino-acid sequence MAAKGSKEMLAPHQTLTLNARKGRYGVAYLRAVAGQAGCNFYETSPGEDVLAVDCLLEYPESNVRVQVKTTKRYAIDGTDAEITYSADEKWIAKWAASALPVYFVVVVVPDDSAAWLNHDNDGTHMVRTAAYWVRIDPADFVSSKSIRIPRGQRLDAATIALWHDDLRKLYTPAEVTA is encoded by the coding sequence ATGGCAGCGAAGGGGTCCAAGGAGATGCTCGCTCCGCACCAGACGCTGACGCTCAATGCACGTAAGGGACGCTATGGCGTCGCGTATCTGAGGGCTGTTGCAGGACAAGCCGGATGCAACTTCTACGAGACGAGCCCCGGCGAAGACGTTCTTGCAGTCGACTGTCTACTGGAGTACCCGGAAAGCAACGTCCGTGTGCAAGTGAAGACGACCAAGCGGTACGCGATCGACGGGACAGACGCGGAGATCACTTACTCGGCTGACGAGAAGTGGATAGCGAAATGGGCCGCCTCTGCCTTGCCGGTGTACTTCGTGGTTGTGGTCGTTCCGGATGACAGTGCTGCGTGGTTGAATCACGACAACGACGGAACGCACATGGTCAGGACCGCCGCCTACTGGGTGCGGATTGACCCCGCAGATTTTGTGTCTTCGAAGTCAATCCGCATCCCTCGTGGCCAGCGGCTCGACGCTGCGACCATTGCCCTCTGGCACGACGACCTACGGAAGCTCTACACCCCTGCGGAGGTGACGGCATGA
- a CDS encoding DUF6112 family protein — translation MIDIDPNGTGLPGIEQLRLIVGAVMTVGLILSVLALISSAIVWGFGANSSNPHLAARGKLGVLVSCAAAVICGASVTLINFFWTVGQTV, via the coding sequence GTGATCGACATCGATCCGAACGGCACCGGACTTCCCGGCATCGAGCAGTTGCGCCTCATCGTTGGCGCGGTGATGACGGTCGGCCTCATCCTCAGCGTCTTGGCGCTGATCAGCTCCGCGATCGTGTGGGGCTTCGGCGCGAACTCCTCGAACCCGCATCTCGCCGCCCGCGGCAAGCTCGGCGTCCTCGTCTCCTGCGCGGCGGCGGTCATCTGCGGAGCGTCCGTCACGCTGATCAACTTTTTCTGGACTGTCGGCCAGACCGTCTGA
- a CDS encoding tyrosine-type recombinase/integrase → MRFHDLRHTFASLMLAAGFQPWQVSRWTGHANASTTDAIYAHLYPSDYATQIERFEAFVAEG, encoded by the coding sequence ATGCGGTTCCATGACCTCCGCCACACTTTTGCGAGCCTCATGCTCGCCGCAGGGTTCCAGCCGTGGCAGGTGTCCCGGTGGACGGGGCATGCCAACGCCTCGACTACCGATGCGATCTACGCCCACCTCTACCCCAGCGACTACGCCACGCAGATTGAGCGATTCGAGGCGTTCGTCGCGGAGGGCTAG
- a CDS encoding aminoglycoside phosphotransferase family protein has protein sequence MTSQTDLVRAVARIHGLPTGPISEPAWPGVVNKVNIVGSGADRYVIRTPRDRVGAEEFAIEAWCAGRAREHAIPTADIVGVGVVNAVAYSVQRFVAGANGETVRSAELWRTLGEYARTINTVPLADAPEALFSRFGRDLPAAWRAHLDYNVDSLNDADPLLELGVYDRAEQSRVRGIVESLRYHSFEFGLSHGDLALRNLLVDPGRPPVLIDWGSAATGPVPHTDLLILLRDHDRLDNPRDDELTFFSEGYGVDLDALRPQLDAMQTLAAVDLVRWAHDQRPDLLDQTITAARERVTGLSTRR, from the coding sequence ATGACCAGTCAGACCGACCTCGTACGAGCGGTGGCGCGGATCCACGGACTCCCGACCGGACCGATCTCGGAACCTGCGTGGCCCGGCGTGGTCAACAAGGTCAACATCGTTGGCAGCGGGGCCGACCGGTATGTGATCCGCACCCCACGCGATCGGGTGGGGGCCGAGGAGTTCGCGATAGAGGCGTGGTGTGCAGGGCGGGCCCGGGAGCATGCCATCCCCACTGCCGACATTGTCGGCGTAGGTGTGGTCAACGCAGTCGCCTACTCCGTCCAGAGGTTTGTCGCTGGTGCCAATGGTGAGACCGTCCGCAGCGCCGAGCTCTGGCGGACTCTCGGCGAGTACGCCCGCACCATCAACACAGTTCCGCTCGCTGACGCGCCCGAGGCACTGTTCTCCCGTTTCGGCCGTGATCTGCCCGCGGCATGGCGAGCGCACCTGGACTACAACGTCGACTCGCTCAATGACGCGGACCCCCTCCTGGAGCTCGGCGTCTACGATCGCGCAGAGCAGTCACGCGTGCGGGGCATTGTCGAGTCACTGAGGTATCACTCCTTCGAGTTTGGGCTCAGCCATGGCGACCTTGCCCTTCGCAATCTGCTGGTTGACCCCGGACGACCGCCTGTGCTCATCGACTGGGGATCGGCGGCCACCGGGCCGGTCCCGCACACCGATCTCCTCATCCTCCTTCGCGACCATGATCGGCTCGACAACCCTCGCGATGACGAGCTCACGTTCTTCAGCGAGGGATACGGCGTCGACCTCGACGCCCTGCGGCCCCAGCTCGACGCGATGCAGACCCTCGCCGCCGTCGACCTCGTTCGCTGGGCCCACGACCAGCGTCCTGATCTCCTCGACCAGACCATCACCGCTGCCCGCGAACGAGTCACCGGCCTCTCAACGCGGCGCTGA